One part of the Lycium ferocissimum isolate CSIRO_LF1 chromosome 8, AGI_CSIRO_Lferr_CH_V1, whole genome shotgun sequence genome encodes these proteins:
- the LOC132065978 gene encoding uncharacterized protein LOC132065978: MIFGSWNIRGLNRPFKQKELKTFLLKNKVSLLGCLETKIKQDKVRKVRKNLGTEWEVFADYSQEPNGRIWVLWNDQQVQVTILQSNPQMVHCSVKDRNSDFSCQMTFIYGLNLAAGRKDIWNHIRNMSPMINVPWILLGDFNTILSVHDRVNGLPVQQGEITDFQDCIQDAGLGQLNRKGCQFSWSNKRDAEVRIYSLIDWAFGNDLWFMAYSSLEAHYYNPHCSDHSPILIRTKVDRYQLPKPYRMLNVLLVYEPLRRADFDNWGKKITGHAMFRVWQKLKGIQQDTKQMNKAMSSLDGKLANLQGLVARNQEELENDLFNPQLIREERELISQLEYWSHIHERVLRQRSKVTWIAHGDSNTKYFHASLKARQAKNRISSICNEQGLLLTDPQLVQQEFTQFFRGLLGTSAEELPCIDIRIARDGPCLNYDQQQLLMQLVTSQEVRETLKSSFTDKSHRVDGFPANFSKRYGTR; this comes from the coding sequence ATGATTTTTGGATCATGGAATATTAGGGGCCTTAATAGGCCCTTCAAGCAAAAGGAACTCAAGACCTTTTTGCTAAAGAATAAAGTGTCCTTGTTGGGCTGTCTTGAGACCAAAATTAAACAGGATAAAGTACGAAAGGTGAGGAAGAATTTGGGCACTGAATGGGAGGTATTTGCTGATTATTCTCAGGAACCAAATGGCAGAATCTGGGTACTATGGAATGATCAACAGGTGCAAGTCACTATACTACAATCCAATCCTCAAATGGTGCACTGCTCAGTGAAAGATAGAAATTCTGATTTTAGTTGCCAAATGACTTTCATATATGGACTCAACTTAGCTGCTGGGAGGAAGGACATATGGAATCACATCAGAAATATGAGCCCTATGATTAATGTCCCATGGATTCTCTTAGGGGATTTTAATACAATACTGTCAGTTCATGATAGAGTTAATGGCCTTCCGGTACAACAAGGTGAGATAACAGACTTCCAAGACTGCATTCAAGATGCTGGCCTGGGACAGTTAAACAGGAAGGGTTGTCAGTTCTCATGGAGTAATAAAAGAGATGCAGAGGTTAGAATATATAGTCTGATAGATTGGGCTTTTGGGAATGATCTTTGGTTCATGGCTTACAGTAGTCTTGAAGCTCACTACTACAATCCACACTGTTCTGATCACTCTCCCATCCTTATCAGGACTAAGGTGGATAGGTACCAACTACCTAAACCTTACAGGATGCTCAATGTCTTATTAGTATATGAACCATTAAGAAGAGCAGACTTTGATAACTGGGGTAAGAAAATAACAGGCCATGCCATGTTCAGAGTTTGGCAAAAACTTAAAGGGATTCAACAAGATACTAAGCAGATGAATAAGGCCATGTCCTCACTGGATGGGAAACTAGCTAATCTTCAGGGACTTGTTGCCAGAAATCAGGAGGAATTAGAGAATGACCTGTTCAATCCCCAACTAATTCGGGAGGAAAGGGAGTTAATCTCACAGCTGGAGTACTGGAGTCACATACATGAAAGGGTGCTGAGACAAAGATCTAAAGTTACATGGATTGCTCATGGTGACTCAAACACAAAGTATTTCCATGCATCTCTCAAGGCTCGACAAGCTAAAAACAGGATTTCATCCATATGCAATGAGCAGGGATTATTATTGACAGATCCCCAACTAGTGCAGCAAGAATTTACTCAGTTTTTTCGAGGGCTGTTGGGAACATCTGCTGAGGAGCTACCCTGCATCGACATCAGGATAGCTAGAGATGGGCCCTGCCTGAACTATGATCAGCAGCAACTCCTAATGCAGCTTGTCACTAGTCAAGAAGTGAGGGAAACACTCAAGAGCTCTTTCACGGATAAATCACACAGGGTAGATGGATTTCCGGCGAATTTTTCAAAGAGGTACGGGACACGATGA